CAGGACAACTCAGCTAAGCTTTCTGGGTCTCTGTTTTCTTATCCTTAAAATGGGGGGAAGGATACTACCAGTCTTAATTGGAATTGCAAGAGCAGGAGGCCACAGGCACCTGGCCTCTCTGGGACAGACCTGGGGGCAGCTGAGCTGGGAATTAAGGTAGGCGATGGGCCCTTGGTGCAGGATGCTGTTTTCAAATCTCTGATGGGTGTGGGGAGGAGCAGCAGAGAGGACCTACCTGGGAGGGAGAACGAGAACCACCCGTGGGCGTCCAGCGATCGACCCTGCATTACTGAGTTCCAGGAGGAAGAGCTTTTGCTGGTTTAAGCATGATAGCTGATAGTGGAAGGGCCAGCTGCCAGAGAGAGGGCCGGGGATGCCCAAGGAGGGGTCTAGGGCAGGTGGCGGGGGGGTGGGGCAGAGCTGGATGATACCCTGGGACCCTGGCAACGCTGTGATGCTGGGATTTAGGAGGCGAAGTGCCCAGGGATTGTGACCCGGCCTcctgctcctctcctcccctcagccctcttcctcccctcttgCTGACTGCCTGGAGTCTCTGGCCACTTTTGTCCCAGCAGAAGGAGCAGAAGGAGGAGCCTCTGCGGGAGCAGGGGGCAAAGTACTCAGCAGAGACTGGGAGGCTCATCCCCACTTCCACCCGGGCTGTTGGCCGCCGCAGATCTCACCAGGGCCAGCAGAGTCAGTCTTCCAGCAGAGATGAAGGAGTCCAGGCCTTCCTCCTTCAGGATCAGGAGCTGCTGGTGAGGGCCCAGTTCTGCTCCCAGGCTCCTGGCTCTCCACATTAGGGGTCTTACAAAGCACTTTAGGGCAAGGCCCCTCCCAGGGATACTGGTGCCTAGGACTGTTAAGAACAGAAAACTCCAGCCCTGGGGAGTCAGCAGCCGGGGCTATGACCCCCTGCTGCCTCTAGGTTTCCATTTGAGTCCTTTCCCCTCCCTGGGCCCTAGTTCCGTGATCTATCCACTGGAAGCATGAACGCATTGTTGTCGAGGGTCCCTTCCAGCTGTAGCATTTGCTGAGTTAGTGAAGGGAGCTGCAATGGTGGGTTGAAGAAGGAGGTCCTGCCCATCACAGCAGGCCGCACCCCACAGCCTGCATGACTAGGCCCAGCCTCGTGTCCACACTCAGCGAGGGGCCTGGCTCGTGCTTCAGTGAGCACAGAGCCCACCTCCTCCATGCTCACGTTTCCCCATTGAGGCCTGAGATGAGTCCATGCCTCATCCCGGTGGGTGAAGGCGTCAGAGGTCCCTGTGAAAATGCACGGATGTCCTCCAAGAAAGGCCAGAGGTAGACCCAGCATTCTGCCACCTTCCTTGTGACCAGCACTGTCAGGCACACACTCCCTCTGAAACCTTGCCACAATGCAGCAAAGTGGATAGAGCAGACAGGGTTCAGCACCTCCATGCCAcggatggggaggctgaggccctgccAAGTGATAGTCCATGGGCCAGGTCCCCTGAGACGGAGCGGCATAGCCAGGACTAAGGTGCTTTCTCCACCATAGGGCGGCCTCACCTCGCCTGGAATTAGGTTCTCGGGTCCTGTGGGGAGGGGCACAGGGCAGGTAAGTTGGACACAGAGAATGGAGAAGGGCCCAGGGGCAGGTCAGGGTGGGTCAGCACAGCGGGTGGGCATCTGGGGACGAGGGTGGACCCCTAAGCAGGCAGAGGCCTGGGGAGAGGCCCAGCCCAGGTTCCACTCTGCTGAGGATGAGGCCAACCTGCTGGGGACCGACGGGCCCCTCCAGGTCCTAGGATGACTGACCGCCAGGAGCTGAGGGGGCCTCACTTTCCTAGGACTCCAGGGCTTCCACCTTTCACCTCAGGCCCCAACTCCAGCCTGCCATAGCTACAGCCACCAGCAGCAGTCTGGCCTAGGGAGCCCCCACAGCCCATCCCAGACACAGCTGGATCTTTTCCTGATGCTAACTGACTGGAGAACGCAGGGGAAAATGAGCCCGGAAGTAGCAAAGATGTCAAAGACTGAGGATGCAGCAAGGAGCCAAGCATGCCCACAGCTCTGCAGGAGGGAGCCGGTGCTGAGCAGTTTGCAGAACCGGCCTGTGCTGCCCCTCAGGCTGCCCTCTGGGCTTCCCCCCTCCCTTTTCCAACATCCCTAGACTCTGGGACTTTTAGGGTATGGCGTACCATGGGGTTCCTGAAATCCCCACACCAAGGCCCTGGGCGTGTGGGATTTGGTGTGTCTCTGAGGAGCTGACTGGCCAGCTCGGACCTTGGCTTCCCAGTGAGGGGCCCTAGGGAATAACCAGCCAAGCAGGCTTCAGGGATGTGGGGTCCACAGAGCCTTTCGCTGAGGCCGTGTTCTGCCACCAACTTCCTGCTAGCATATCCTCTCAGGGCCTCGGATTCTCCACCGGTCCAGCAGGAAGATTAAGAATCTTCCTCCGGGACTGTTGTGAGACAAAGCCCTCTGTTAAGTGCAAAGTCCAATGTGGAGGAAAAGGCACAGACCCTTGTGGGAGCAAGTTTAGCCCAGCAGGCGCCTCTGGGAGCCCACTTTGGGGGAAGGGTCCCCTTGGTGCCCTCCAAACCTACATTTGCCTGTACTCCTTGCCTGTACTCCTGGCTGGAATGTGCTGGCTTCCTGCCCACAGGTCCTGGAGCTCCTGTGTCAGATCCTGGAAACAGACTCGCTAAGCGCGATCCAGTTCTGGCTGCTCTACGCTCCACCCAagggtgaggacacagccccgCAGCACTGTCTCAGTGGAGGTTGCCAAGGTCCTGCCCTTGATCTTTGGTTCTGCAGGACTCAAATGTCCCTCAGCTCCCACCCTGGAGGGGGCCTTCCACGGAGGCCTCTCCTCCACTTTGGAGCCCCAAACTAACCTTTCCCAGCTGGACAGCGtctctgcttcctcctccccAATTCCTCAACAGGATTTCCTTACCCCTGCTCCTTGGAGGGGACCCCTCTTTCATGCTGACCCCAGGCCTAGGCACCTGGGAGGAAAAAATCCAAAGACTGAACTTAGCAGACACAGCCCCTCACACGTTGCATTGGgagacccacacacacacacaggtgcaagTAGACGCACATAGGGCTacgcatgtgtatacacatgaacacaggaataCACACACGGACGCACTGGGACAGTGGGTAGGGGTGCATCTGAGTAGAAGGGTGAGGAGTGATGAGAACCAGGAAGCTAATTGGAGAAGACTTCCTGGACAGGAgagtgaaggagaaggaggaggaggaaggcaggtCCCCAGTAGACTTCCCAGCGTGGGCCCGGGGATATGGTGGGCAGGAGGGCCAGCTGGGGCCAAGAACAAGGCGTACACATCCTCATGTGGCAGGACAGAGATGTGAAACGGCTAGGGGCTCTGCACACATGGGCCAGGAGAGAAGGGGGAGCTCTCCCGAGGGGACCTGAGGGCAGAAGGTGGGATGCTTAGAGAAAGCTGCCCTGGATGGAGGCCCTGCTTCTGGCCCCGCCACAGGGACAGGaagggggctgggggctgaggaCACTGCCCCCGGGCTGTGCTTTCAGAAAAAGACCTCGCTCTGGGACTCCTGCAGACAGCAGTGGCTCagctccttccccagcccctagTCTCCATCCCTACAGAAAAGCTCCTAAACCAGCTTCAAGAAGTGCGTGAACCTCCTCAAGAGAAGCAAGAGCCACCCTGCAGGTGGGCCCCGCACCCCGCCCTGCCCTTCTGCAGCCTTCTGTCCTCCCAGGTGAGGCCAGTGGGACCTGGAGAAGGGAGCCTGGCGCTGGCCAGGGCCTGGGGTGACTAAGTctgtcctggaggcagaggcccagcccctcccccagGGATCTTCTAGTGCTACCCAAGCCACTTCAAGGCCAACACAGCCAGACCAGCCCCCGAACTGCCAGGGCTGGGGACACCCCAAGGGGGCCACCGGAGTCAATTTTAACAAGATAAGGCTGGATTAGCCACACCTAGCTCTTCAGAAGCTCTTTGGTCTATGGGAAGACATGAGTAGAGAGAAAATGCTAACACAAGGCAGTGGTTTTATACCAGTACTAAGTGCCCTGATGGCTGGAAGAGAAAGATTAATTACGAACTGGGGGAGGCCTCACAAAGCAGGT
This region of Gorilla gorilla gorilla isolate KB3781 chromosome 8, NHGRI_mGorGor1-v2.1_pri, whole genome shotgun sequence genomic DNA includes:
- the TBATA gene encoding protein TBATA isoform X26, whose product is MRIPTISVPIGDPQSNRNPQLSSEAWKKELKELASRVAFTKEDELKKKEDTTSLNWNCKSRRPQAPGLSGTDLGAAELGIKQKEQKEEPLREQGAKYSAETGRLIPTSTRAVGRRRSHQGQQSQSSSRDEGVQAFLLQDQELLGGLTSPGIRFSGPVGRGTGQVLELLCQILETDSLSAIQFWLLYAPPKEKDLALGLLQTAVAQLLPQPLVSIPTEKLLNQLQEVREPPQEKQEPPCRVHWRSSSPPDAFKPEHREEEIEAEGRELRGPNTCTCLAQEQPQGFRGVSVSTTFTAVPDSLP